Proteins from a genomic interval of Thamnophis elegans isolate rThaEle1 unplaced genomic scaffold, rThaEle1.pri scaffold_147_arrow_ctg1, whole genome shotgun sequence:
- the LOC116523289 gene encoding zinc finger protein 92 homolog: MENYELVTSLGYPVLKPDLLSRIERVGEQCVGDQLDSTRGIPTDPCAGYRFFKPESLSWIERWEELGVTDRQKLEEGKLCAGFCQAAGRSKVIKEEEGGQKGFVASLERYQLFPESSRAGLFLAPNPGQLRPQPRVKKEEAASCEPSLGGPGRPSQGLGSGPFTCLVCGKCFRQKQGLITHGRIHTGEKPYPCLECGKRFRQRPNLLTHQRVHTGERPFPCLRCGKRFSQKANLAAHQRTHAVLEGLIAPEPKVPVPRGSRSMEKPFPCSVCGKSFSQRPNLITHQRIHTGEKPFPCTECGKRFNQRANLITHRRIHSGERPFPCATCGRCFSQKGNLAAHQRTHSQQRPHACSCCPKRFKGESALRAHQRTHRQVLGADPLTSTLLATPALQQALPGDPASAAQRATPAPRPDPSGHPSPNVHRPAPSGQHGAPHGQSLPADSPPGQHTAGPSMHLQGVAPGSEQGPKLSVPPTILDPHVEMLHCQRRLGLPLLPSSSAHSVVPMGQPPPITSKPKGLSDAPQPTTTVEAPSEMLHCLCHTGRASLVIPHTPHLGQLQPGNRDAPGRAWLGLPCPTRTLQLQQGGQTHPAAPNPRLCSIPDSLR; the protein is encoded by the exons ATGGAGAACTACGAGCTGGTGACTTCTCTTG GCTATCCAGTTCTCAAACCCGATCTCCTGTCTCGGATCGAGCGGGTTGGAGAGCAGTGCGTGGGCGACCAGCTGGATTCCACCCGTGGGATTCCCACCGATCCATGTGCAG gttaCCGTTTTTTCAAACCCGAGAGCCTGTCTTGGATTGAACGGTGGGAGGAACTCGGAGTCACCGACCGTCAGAAGTTGGAGGAAGGCAAACTTTGCGCAGGTTTCTGCCAAG CCGCTGGACGGAGCAAAGTGAtcaaggaagaagagggcggccagAAAGGCTTTGTGGCCAGCTTGGAACGCTATCAGCTCTTCCCCGAGAGTTCCCGGGCAGGTCTGTTCCTGGCCCCTAACCCCGGGCAGCTGAGACCTCAACCCCGGGTCAAGAAGGAGGAAGCAGCCTCCTGTGAGCCCAGCCTGGGCGGCCCTGGACGTCCCTCCCAAGGCCTGGGTTCAGGCCCCTTCACTTGCCTGGTTTGCGGCAAGTGTTTCCGGCAGAAGCAAGGGCTGATCACCCACGGGCGCATCCACACCGGCGAAAAGCCCTACCCATGCCTGGAGTGCGGCAAGCGCTTCCGCCAACGCCCCAACCTGCTGACCCACCAGAGGGTCCACACCGGCGAGCGGCCGTTCCCCTGTCTGCGCTGCGGCAAACGCTTCAGCCAAAAGGCCAACCTGGCAGCCCACCAGCGCACCCATGCCGTGCTGGAGGGGCTGATTGCACCCGAGCCAAAGGTCCCAGTGCCGCGTGGCAGCCGCTCGATGGAGAAGCCCTTCCCTTGCAGTGTCTGTGGGAAGAGCTTCAGCCAGCGGCCGAACCTCATCACCCACCAGCGCATCCACACCGGCGAGAAACCCTTCCCCTGCACCGAGTGTGGCAAGCGCTTCAACCAGCGGGCCAACCTCATCACCCACCGACGGATCCACTCGGGAGAGCGCCCCTTCCCCTGCGCCACCTGCGGGCGCTGTTTTAGCCAGAAGGGCAACCTGGCGGCCCACCAGCGCACGCACTCGCAGCAGAGGCCCCACGCCTGCTCCTGCTGCCCCAAACGCTTCAAGGGGGAGTCGGCTCTACGCGCTCACCAGCGTACCCATCGGCAGGTGCTGGGCGCCGATCCACTGACTAGCACCCTCCTGGCCACGCCTGCACTACAACAAGCCCTCCCGGGGGACCCCGCTTCGGCTGCGCAGCGAGCCACTCCGGCCCCCCGTCCGGATCCTTCCGGACATCCCTCCCCCAATGTTCACCGACCAGCCCCCTCCGGGCAACATGGGGCCCCTCATGGGCAGAGTCTTCCTGCGGACTCGCCCCCTGGTCAACACACGGCTGGCCCCTCGATGCACCTTCAAGGAGTGGCCCCTGGCTCGGAGCAGGGCCCGAAGCTGAGCGTTCCACCCACCATTCTGGATCCCCATGTGGAGATGCTCCATTGCCAACGCCGGCTGGGCCTCCCGTTGCTGCCCAGCTCCAGCGCCCATTCAGTCGTGCCAATGGGGCAACCCCCTCCTATCACCTCGAAGCCCAAGGGGTTGTCAGACGCCCCCCAGCCCACCACCACTGTGGAAGCCCCAAGTGAGATGCTTCACTGCCTCTGCCATACTGGCAGGGCCTCTTTGGTCATTCCGCACACCCCACATCTGGGGCAGCTCCAACCCGGCAACAGGGACGCCCCGGGCCGCGCCTGGCTGGGCCTCCCCTGCCCGACACGCACCCTTCAGCTCCAGCAGGGTGGCCAGACGCACCCAGCCGCTCCTAATCCCAGACTGTGTTCGATTCCTGATTCTTTGCGGTAG